The region aggacatcgCAGttggcacaggttaggatttcgacgatgaatcaacgttgatacaacgtcttAGTTTCAACCTACCTGATTTCAagctgatttcaacctagaggttagttgaaatcaggttgaaatttcaacgttgacaacgttgaaatttcaagctgatttcaaccaactttcaatgcaaacattAAAAGAGGTTGAAGTCAGGTTGaaatccatttgcaaatacaacgtgatttaaacctgatttcgacgtcgaaatttcaacgtgatttcaacaccaggtgtgcccactgggactGCCTATACAGTCTTCAAGCCAAGAACATCGTCTCGAAACTCTTAACTTGCTACTTTACGACAGTTTCGTGTGAGTCATATAATCTTTTGGCCTTGGTTGAATGACTTATTACCTCTTTGCTGACACAGCAATATTATACTCAATTAGGAATATCATTACTAAGATATTGAATATTGAAGTAACTAACTAGTTAAAGGGTAAAAAGTCAGTGAATACAGTAAATACAACTAAAAGCAATTTTATTATTATGTGAACGCCGTATCAAACTTCGAGGtacacatatgtgacctgctgttattaaatgagcgtaaagtcgtcAGTTAAGAGTTTCGAGACATTCCAATTATTAAGTTGATGTTCCTTACTTGACCACACTTGTATTATGGACAAAATGCGGACAGAATTGGatacagagtacagcatattatgCCACAATattattcacaaaggacatactactgactatacaggtgtctttaaacaaagaacagcaactcaacaattggaaGGTCTCGAAACCGCaaactttacactcattttgtaGGAACAGGTCACATCTGAATATCATTTGAGACAGTGTTAATTTATCAAAGGTGAAAAAGgccaaatttttccatgttttaATTGATGACAACTTAACTTGGGAGAAAACATATCGCTGCCTTAAAAAAAAACATCTATATAACCGGACCTAGCGGCACTTCCCTGATATACAGACTAGAAGCCTCGTTCATTTTCTAACACattaaaatatatcaatttcTGGCTATTCAAGGTATATTTACAAGAGATATATCTGCAAGCTCAACGCCTCCAAATCACGATTATGTACCACTTCGGGAAGTGTTATCTCACGATGTAATTTTTGAGCCAGATGAAGATTTTAAGCAAGTTACTATCGGTATCAATGATGATACCTTCTTTGAAGTAACCGAGGAGTTCGAGGTGATCTTAATAAGTGACATTGCACAACAGCTAAGTTTCCCCAGGGAAGCAGTGGTGGCAATTAGAAATGATGACAGTAAGTTGTTGGTTTTAAAAAAAGGGTCTcttattttccattgaaaacaaaatataactAACATTAAAGAGTATAATATCAGGAAAatactttttaatttaaaaaaaagctctTATATGTATGTATGGTGTGATTCTTTTAAAATATTATCTATGGATGTATAATATATTATTTATGGTGAATCAACTGCGTCTTCGTCATTATCATTACCATAATTCTTCTTTGAATTGTGCGTAAATGTTTCAAGAACCACATAAAAATATATGATGGTCCCATTTAGCATAATAATTGGATAGCTACAACTTGTACACGTATTCATTTTTTCCCATTGTTATTTCTCATCAGTTGACTGCGCCATAGACTGTCACAATGGTTTCTGTGTCAGTCCCGAAGAGTGTCAATGTTTAGATGGCTATACAGGGAACCTTTGCGAAGAAGGTACTAATATATATCTATAATTCCCGTGATCATGTTATCATAGTAACGACTCCATAATTAGCAAGGTGGTACTTggtgcattttctagaaattaggaaatgctctgagcatgCTGAGCatgtggtcgaatccaaccaaaagtgtccacgggccaaaaataaaagtccgaaatcaaaatgtctccacaattttttccttgtgcccattgattgatgacatattggccttataggaaccaaaagtgccattactaatcttgaaaaataaatccaggacgtgtgatagtagatgtgatatcaaaacccaatgttacctacgaataccactaggatgctttcactatcgcaatactaattaacctaaaacaaatggaatattcccattaacgcttttttcgtgtaatgtagaccacagggtgtcaggaaaatgctaactcaaccagaaaatatttgttttatttttataacgcgatcaatatgatcttagtcaatttatgctagtttatttttgaaaatgaagtttaggtcagtttctgtattttatttatcaaatgagtatgaatcaatttacacattgtataagaacgagtatgatatatgttttcaaaaatattaggaattatacgcatacacctaacgctttatacaatgaaaaggtgaagaaacccgggtattcgtaggtaacatgagcgatttaacaatatctatattttatgggtttatgggtttaaattttgctattatggtaatgaattaataaaatggtagtttttatattttttttagatggtacgtccaaatgaataaatgctattaccttagatcaaaaaaaatgttgatgcttttagcaagattttgaccacttcattttgataatcagcaattttacataataaataattgttgaatgaatccgtattatgggtaataatagtgtcctggggtaccgcttaaagtttttgacaattaatttccattggtagggaaacttcattacacatgtcatgtattatgctgtattcgtaagtaacatttcagtatttgtaggtaagaattagacttttggtggatatcgcaatcaaaacttcattttataaagcactttgaatgtatttttttctttatgtgcgtttattgatactttagaccctatcatgtattaataatgtcggttcacagcggttgaaagaggtttgaagtaagaaacaaagccACTAAAGTGActgtaatttgcttaattgcacacaaatcgcttaaaaccgttattgcagacttgtgaagtccatcttggagtcagttaagtcttgtggcctttcgtttgagggcaactacaattagctttataccagggtccatcaatgtgttgtctagatcatgagacaatgagaacagtcgttttttccatggtattcgtaggtaaccttagcgaaaacgtcaaaagttaccttcgaataaatcaatttggacacaaattactaagaaaccagaaggtcggtaaacatttaaaatgaagcacacatgacagttgacaaatccaagtatttatcccttctaatcttctttgaatctgatttttctttcaaatgagcagaccgttgtctatttcagtacatatttttcaccaattaagccgtattcagttttgcatggtgggcatgtatgtgaattcgcaactttcattgacatatgatttgatagcaaacatacaggccttcgttatgtaccaatatgggcattggcatgaatggcggtgtttcacaatactgtcatgataaaagtgtattcgtaggtaacattcggtgaCCGAAAGTTACCGACGACGACtcgcttttattgttgacatctcataaatatttaaacgcaggttattgaaacttggtagaaataaagagtgtattaccctgcacctattgcttaactattgtttactattctctcactttgtggaaatggcacagcttttaacatgtattcggaggtaatgcatattttttaccaaacctacctttgtgccatttagaatttctggcagctaaacacaataataaagatgtccgaatgcaatgcatttcagtattggacatatcaaagcttgtatcaattgcgcatttattagtgatttccatttttaaagatatatctagtgctatgaaaaattgtattcgtaggtaatgtaaaaaataccactcaaaaaattatcacaaaaaattcataattatttacaaatatgtgaaaaattgaacaggcaatctttgaatacacacctttcaggaaatcaatttagattcaatccaatgacttcttttcataactgatttagatgtttttaaaaatactttaagaaatattttgaaaaaatgggtaaaaatagcatgttttggggtctctgtgtctaagtttctcacagaagggggtcttattatatatggcgcgaagcgtatgatcaaggcgaataaacacaataccaaaacgaatgccaattgattaatacttttaagttatggccctgaacatgccgtgtacacttttcgttggattcgaccatgtaTTAAACTGAGTAGGGTAAAATACATTGATCAATATGccctttgtttggagcaaatcagacatacggtttccataatacatcaatttatattttctttgtatccaattgtttttatcaataatctatataataaatgagctaaaatgacttgaaatgctcattaatatgtaatttttgccaatattttgctaaaaaacaatgtataaatgttcatggtacttttattttgcagactttttccttgaaacttggtcaaagagtttctaatatattttaatatatgttATAGTctagccgccccctaatttgcttatttgcataattaatgagctaattggcataaatgctaattaattatgcaaattatggcggcttgctaattaattatgcttaCATTATCTAGAAGTCATTCTGGAACACTTTGActaagtttgaaaccaatattctattaaataaaaatgttatgaacatgcATTGTTTTTAGATAAATATTggccaaaattatatacatataaaTGAGCagtttcaagtcatattagctgtattgattattgataataacAATACactataaaatatttcaaatgtgTGTATTATAAAAACCGTATGCCCCATTAGCTTCATACAAAAGACATGttgatcagtgttctctgccctactcatttaatctgtttaaaacatgcgcAGAGCACTttcaaaatgcctcaaataccactttAACAATACGAACGTAAACTTCCCGTTGTATTAGATTGACCGATGCCAGACAGCAAAAAAAAACAGCACTAATATTTtctgtatcaaaataatattatcctGTTTCGTCAAATAACACATAGCTAGATGTTAGTCCTTTTAACATTGCAATTGCAGTcacaagcattcaaaatcttgagtatagtcCAATTGTTTACCAAtaagttatgttaattttgatcatTGGTTATAAAAGATATCAGAAAAAGTTCTTTGCAAACATAGACAAAGATTAACACATGATGAAGATATTGTTATACAAATTTTCTTTTGTTCAGATATTAACGAATGCGAGTTACAGCCGCCCATCTGCCGTGGTGGTAACGTTCATTGTCTCAACAAAGTCGGAAGCTATGAATGTATTTGCACAGATCCAGAGTTAAATGTTGTTGGAAATATGTGTGTTCGTAAGTAGGACTTATTTGTTCCAAGGTTTCCCGGTTATTAACAATTTGCTaatccaggtgaaatccataatCCCCTATATGGATGACACCTGccttaatctccacacaggggtgtagatttcaaatggaatccccCATtcaggatttcaactggaatagcacaatattgTGACTTTGGTTACAAAATAATATCAGcttcttttttgtatttccctattcCATTTTTGTACTTAATTCTTCGTCACTTCTTTCTCTCGTTGTCTGTTTCTTCTAGTTGTTTCTCTTCTTCTTCAGCTTCGTTTTCgatgtttttttcatattttcttctCCATcgtcttcttattcttcttcttcttcttgcgtatgtcaggaagaaacaagatataaaagccaaaacaataaaattcattaaatttcaagcccagtacgcatcaaccagtccctggtggcttcgtcgacttcaatcaggccggagataccattcggtggtctatggagatgacaggatgagatgatgtggtcggctgtttgttcctcactaccgcactcgcatgctgggctttcctttaagccccattggaacaggttggcattgaagcgtccaactccacttctcaggcggtttaattttgtccaagcagacctgggtaggttgaagcctgggatggtgtctgttgggtctgtgacaaagcgctggagtggtgaggaagtctgaagccattggtctttccatgtcttagctgtccagtccttggctgtctgGTTAGACTGTGTTGTCTTCATCAAGTCTATTGCTTGTTGAGCAAACGGCTTCCTAGTTACCAATCTCCTGCTTTCACCCTCACTGTTCCTAGCTCTTGACAGGGTGTCGTGAAGGAGGTGTCCTGGTTCTTCAGACCGGAGTGCTATAGCTACGGAGGCTGCTTTCCTTCTGATGTCCGGCGGAGGGATTCCTGCTAAAACCGGAAGCTGTTCAGTTGGAGTTGGTCGCAGACATCCCGACACAGTGCGCATAGCTTCATTTAGACCCGTGTCTACCTGGTGAGTGTGGTAGCTCCTGCTCCATACTGGTGCACAGTATTCTGCTGGTGCGTATACCAAGGCCAGGGTTGACGTTCTGAGGGTCTTGGCGCTTGCTCCCCAGCTGGTGCCGGCTAGGTGACGAATCAATGCGCATCTTGCTGTGACCTTGTCCCTTAGGTTAACCAAGTGCTGCCGGTAGGTGAGGGCTCTGTCCAGTTTCACTCCTAGGTACGTGGGGCAAGCCTCGAAGTTCAGTCGCTTGGACTTGATGGTTACATTGAGTTCTCGGTTGGCTTCCCTGTTGTTGAGATGGAAGGCAGAGGAGACAGTCTTAGCAACACTCAGCTTGAGCCGCCATTGGTAGAGGTAAGTATCTAGGGTGTCCATGTCTAAGCTGAGCGCTCTCTCAATTGTGTCCCAAGAGTTGCCCGACTTCAGGATTGCCAGGTCATCTGCGTATCCATACTTCTTAGCAATGGTATTGGGCAGGTCATGGATGTAGGTGTTGAATAAGAGAGGTGCTAGGACGGAGCCCTGTGGCACACCGTTCCTCAGACTGCGTGGTCTGCTAGCTTGGCCGTCGCTGGTCTTAAGAATGAAGTTGCGGTTCGAGATTAGCTGCACGATGAAGGACACCATCCGTCTGTCTGGTATGAGCTTGAGGAGTTTGCATATCAGGCCTCTATGCCACACGGTGTCGTATGCTGCTGTCAGATCTACAAATACAGCACCAGCCTTCTGGTTCCCTTCAAAGCTGTCTTCGATGTCTTGGGTGAGGAGGGTGACCTGGTCCACTGTTGATCTGCCCTGACGAAGACCGGCCTGCTCGTGAGGAAGCTGTGGGTCTACAATCGGGTTGATACGGCTATGGATCAGGCGCTCCAGTAGCTTGTAGGGGATGCAGAGTAGAGAGATTGGACGGTAGCTCTTAGGGTCATCCTTTGGCTTATTAGGTTTGGGCAGTGCGATGACAGTAATGTGCCTTGCGCCAAATCTTTGGTATCTTGCATCGTTTCATACAGGATGACAGGAACTTGCATAGCCAGTTGGTTGCAGCAGAGCCAGCATGATGGAGGAATTCTGGGTGGATACTGTCTGGTCCAGGTGCCTTACCTGCTTTGAGTAGTTTCAAAGCATCTTCTACTTCCTGCATGGTGTAATCGCTGCAGAGATCGGAGGTGGATGGCATCTTCCAAAGATCGGACACTTCCTTCTTAACCCGCCTGGAGTGATCACGGTCAGGGTTAGTGAAGCGGCCGTTGTTCACAAGTACGCTGGCGATGGCGTTTGCAGTTACTGGACACTTTCCGGCGTCTGGGGTTGATCTGCCTGTCAGGCGGTTGACGGTTTGCCAGGCCCTTCTGCTTGAGTAGGTGAAGTCGATTGATTCCAAAGTCTCGATCCAGCGTTCTTTGCGTTTCTCATCCAGTCTTGTGAGGAGAGTGGAAGCGCAGGAGTCAGATTCTTCCTTCGATGGGGCCGAGGTAAAGTCTTCATATAGAGCTTGGCACTCATCGTCCCAGCATGGGATGTAGCTCTTCTGGTATCCCCTTGGGATCGACAGCTTGGCTGCATCTATGAGCAAGTTACAGTAGGCTGAGTATGTGGTGTTAACATCATCACTCTCTGGTGGTGGTAGTTTGGTAACACGCTGGTTGACCTCGGCAGAGAACTTGTCCCACTTTGCTTTCCGGAAGTTCCACCGCTTTACTGGTTTGCTAGCTGTTGGAGACACCAGAGCAGGTTGGGTTATCAGAGATGGTCGGTGCTGAGATCTTGGGAACTTGTCCAGGATTTTACGCACAGGGAGTTGGTTTCCTTGGCTGGGTTCAGCAAATGCCAGGTCTGGGTGCCAGTATTCCACCGTCCTGAGAAGAAGCTGTCAGGTTCCTTAGGATTGAACAAGAGGGTCAGGTTGTTGGTAGAAGCCCATTCCGTGAGCAAAGTCCCATCACTATTGCATCGAGAGTAGCCCCAGTCAGTGTGCTGGCAGTTGAAGTCTCCTGCGTATACACATGGTGCTGGATAATGAGGTAGAGATGCGTTGGTCAGGCGTACTGGAGGTGGTTTGTACacattgatgatgttgatgccaaGCACTTTCACAGCGATCCATTCAGTATCAGAGTCGGGTGAGGACTGGGCCTCAAGAGACCAGTCATCTGTGTCTTGGCTGATGAAGGTTGCTAGTCCATGGTGTTTGCTTGGGATGTAGCCTGCCAGTGAGAAGTTAGGTAGAGTTAGCTTTTCATTGGTTTCACGGTGTGTTTCTTGGAGAAGGATCACAATGGCTTTGTTGTTGACTGCCAGCTGCTCGATCATATTCATCTTGGCAGGGGTGAGGCCTTCTACGTTCAGTTGCAACGTCGTTACACCGTAGCCTTCGACAGCAGTAGCTGTCCGTCCTGAGAAGGACGCGAAGCAGGGCTCAGGGTCACGGCGCTGCTCCTGGGTAACACTGCATTGACTAGCGATATGTTGCTTTCTTCCTTGACTCATTGTCGACGTTGGTTCTCGTTTTAGCGAGTTAACAGGGGAGACCACGCGAAGGTCGCCGACGCTGATTTGTCTTCTTTGTCGTCTTTCTGCTTCTTCGTCGTCTTCTGATTCTTTCTCTTTCCTTCCTCTTTATAATAACTATAAGAAGTAACGGTTCTCAGATGTATGGTGTATTAAGTAAAAGTAAAGTGGTTTGTCACTCTTAAGGTTGCTGATCACATGGTCTGTCCTTGCTATAAGCCTTAGTAAACCCCACGCAGCACCCAATGGTATGGTGATTATTTCTAAAATATTTACTGCTGTTTATCGATAGACAAATAGTTCAGAGGGATATACATTCATTTTCCCAGCAAAATAGATCAATGTTGACATTCTTAGATGAACACCAATCCTTACACATTCTTTCAAAAAACTTGTTTTAAcgtttaaccctaaccccctaagggcttttcggcgacgggaagggaaagaaggaaagaataaagagagaaaagaaggaaagaagttgtttgctctgggtgggattcgaacccgagacccctcgcatgccaagcactcggtcggcgacactttgccacggatcttgggcttcgctggccagcgaaaccgtgcctatatatcacttagggcgattgcgtcatcacaccacgtgggatgcatgcacgaacagcgcatatatcaagtagtattttgtagtattcaggcgggttagggttaaggtgtcATAATTAATGACAATTACTTCATTTTAATAGTATTTTGATTCTATTATCTCGAAGATACATCGTATTGTCTATTTCAACTCGTTGCAGGAAAAACAAGGATTATAAATGGACGACTATATGCGACTGCATATAATGGTCAACCAATCCAATTTACTGATGAAATATATGACGTCACGAGTGATGAATTCGAGTTCTGGGCTGACATCCTTGAACCTGAGGTAGGTCTGAATTCTACTCGACGCGCTCAGTGAATCGTTTAAGAAGTTCATACCTGGGATTCATGGCCATATATCTGTTATGGGCGGTTTATAATAATACAAAtgcatgtaataataataataataataataataataataataataataataataatacaacctAGTCACTTTATTAAAATGGATCATAATATGGATCATTTTAGTGCAgtaatagcgccatctgttgtttTTCAGTTTAATTAATAAGGATACGCAAGgtttttgaataaataaaattaagGTTACGCAGTGAGTCTCAATACAATAGGCATTGCTATAATCTCAATATCAATTATATCAACAGTTCAACAACGCCCTCAGCGGAATTAGTGGATATCAAAACACCTCGATATCACGACTGTTCCCTGCAGAAGATGGCTTATTACTAGGTGTTGAGTATGATGTGAACGTAGCATCTTCTTCACCTGCGGATGAGACTGATATAAATGCTCTTTTAGCGGCAAATATTAATTCGGATGGATATTTTGGTGGCTCTGTCGTATCGGTGAAACCTCCTGCGGGTAACTATTAAAGAGTGAAAATAAATTAAGATGACGTTTACACTTATGTTTAATTGTAGATATTCCCTATAACATGGTGAGGTTTTGCAACAAGAACTTTCCGAATTCGACACCCCTTTCCACCTAATTTGTTCCTGAAACTAGTCCCACAAACATCATGGCAGCTTTGTGTGTGTTCTCTTGACATGCTTTATCAATCGCATGTCTTAAATCAGTTGTATGTTGCCTGGCAAATGATTAactttattttgtcaaaatggagCCCGCGGGACAGATGAACGATATTGTGTACGGTAAGTCCGTTTTCATTTCACAAAGCTTGATCAGCTATATTTTAATGTTTCATTCCTGTTTAAAGGTCAATTTTCCGAGCCAGTCGATGGAGTATTTTACGCCGCTGATGTCAATGACCAACCATTCGATTCGGCACTATTCGACACAGATAGCGCAAGATTCCAAGCATTTGTTAATGAAGTGGAACCAAATGTaagttgtttttgttattttacagATTATGTGCGAATCATCATGAAATGATTCCACTTATTATGAGGGGTGTTAAACATTGTTTGGTTGGTTCACCGGTCGTAAGTCCGGGCTCATAGTCCTAAAACCCAATTAACTTAGTTAAAAAcaataatccttaccctaaccctatgtgggcaagtcatacttcagtatgacttgccctgaaTTTATCCATATATTTTCGGAAGAGACGGATACATTGCAtgagagcctgccaatttaagcttcctataatatcaattgcacataaaatacgaagtcacaaacttacaaacttcaatatgcacttcaaatacagcagaccagctgttaattattaccgatcctgtagaataacttacataatcgtccatttcatggaatcccgttgctcagacttgcccatttcatttttatctgtcaaatgcgctgtggatgtgctccattaaatcacagctgtgaaactgactttataccactcactCACTTTTGCAGAAATGCCAGCCTCGTGGCgctggggcatgacgtcatcgtggacgtatgaaaaatgtaaataatgcgccaaagttttactttatgacttttaaagattgatgtattttgatgtatgcttctatattttgaatgtttgtgttattaattattttacataTATTTGTTTTATGACCCAGTGAATATGTAAATAACTAGCCAAGGTCTTTACTATGATTTTAATGGCTTAAGATATTATTTGATGTATAAGTTGATGTATGTTTGGATGTTttaagttattaattattttatgtatactagtattacatgtatattttatgaCACAGAGAAATGTAAATAACTAGCCAAAGATTTTTACTTTATGAATTTAATGACTTTTGATATTTGATGTATTTGATATATGGTTCTATTTggatgtttgtatttttaatcattct is a window of Amphiura filiformis chromosome 2, Afil_fr2py, whole genome shotgun sequence DNA encoding:
- the LOC140138127 gene encoding uncharacterized protein, with protein sequence MRSFLHAIAFGDASYTVIEGTKVVNVKVVRRGYMGSIVSVDVVSSQITATEGLTYDYPPVSHTVVFGANNDPQEAMVSFEIEIGDDDNVENTEYFQLELVNCDGCLIGEPSVAEVTIADNDVSYCFEKDVYNVMESNNEVIINVRRKGFLGQQSQIGIFTRDISASSTPPNHDYVPLREVLSHDVIFEPDEDFKQVTIGINDDTFFEVTEEFEVILISDIAQQLSFPREAVVAIRNDDIDCAIDCHNGFCVSPEECQCLDGYTGNLCEEDINECELQPPICRGGNVHCLNKVGSYECICTDPELNVVGNMCVRKTRIINGRLYATAYNGQPIQFTDEIYDVTSDEFEFWADILEPEFNNALSGISGYQNTSISRLFPAEDGLLLGVEYDVNVASSSPADETDINALLAANINSDGYFGGSVVSVKPPAGQFSEPVDGVFYAADVNDQPFDSALFDTDSARFQAFVNEVEPNKCQPRGAGA